In one Nocardioides luteus genomic region, the following are encoded:
- a CDS encoding transporter substrate-binding domain-containing protein, whose translation MPSTSPLATLIAPTGALRVVINLGNPVLAQGTAAEPRGVTVAIARSVAEWLGVALELHCVDAARDSYAAITEGRVDLCFLANEPAREEGVVFTAPYVLIEGVYVTDADSPLTGADDVDRDGVRVGVREGSAYDLFLTRSLRHAEVVRADEATDVFEEQGLDAAAGVRQPMEEYVAATGRRILEPAFMEIRQSVGLPRGLDEDAVAAVAAYVEELKASGFVRDELLASGVEATVAPAEPMTA comes from the coding sequence ATGCCCTCGACGAGCCCGCTCGCCACCCTGATCGCCCCGACCGGCGCGCTCCGCGTGGTCATCAACCTCGGCAACCCGGTCCTCGCCCAGGGCACGGCCGCGGAGCCCCGCGGTGTCACGGTCGCCATCGCGAGGTCCGTCGCCGAGTGGCTCGGCGTCGCGCTCGAGCTGCACTGCGTGGACGCCGCCCGCGACTCCTATGCCGCGATCACCGAGGGCCGCGTCGACCTCTGCTTCCTCGCCAACGAGCCGGCACGGGAGGAGGGCGTCGTCTTCACCGCTCCCTACGTGCTCATCGAGGGCGTCTACGTCACCGACGCCGACTCGCCGCTCACCGGCGCCGACGACGTCGACCGCGACGGCGTACGCGTCGGTGTTCGCGAGGGCTCGGCCTACGACCTCTTCCTGACCCGCAGCCTCCGGCACGCGGAGGTGGTCCGCGCCGACGAGGCCACCGACGTCTTCGAGGAGCAGGGGCTCGACGCCGCTGCGGGCGTCCGCCAGCCGATGGAGGAGTACGTCGCCGCGACCGGCCGCCGCATCCTGGAGCCCGCGTTCATGGAGATCCGCCAGTCCGTCGGCCTGCCCCGTGGGCTCGATGAGGACGCCGTGGCCGCGGTCGCGGCGTACGTCGAGGAGCTCAAGGCCTCCGGGTTCGTGCGCGATGAGCTGCTCGCCAGCGGCGTCGAGGCCACCGTCGCGCCCGCGGAGCCCATGACCGCCTGA
- a CDS encoding peroxiredoxin gives MPLETGAVAPDFTLPAQDGTSVSLAPLLEKGPVVLFFYPAAETPVCTKEACYFRDLAGEFEALGAHRLGISKDSVEKQAGFAANHDLDYPVLSDPAGSVADLYGVKPSLLGKLGPLQRTTFAIGTDGRIKAVIEGMLKAEIHADEALAALRDQAE, from the coding sequence ATGCCGCTCGAGACCGGTGCCGTCGCGCCCGACTTCACGCTCCCCGCCCAGGACGGTACGTCCGTCTCCCTCGCCCCGCTCCTCGAGAAGGGTCCGGTGGTGCTCTTCTTCTACCCGGCCGCCGAGACGCCGGTGTGCACGAAGGAGGCCTGCTACTTCCGCGACCTCGCCGGGGAGTTCGAGGCGCTCGGCGCCCACCGGCTCGGGATCAGCAAGGACAGCGTGGAGAAGCAGGCCGGCTTCGCCGCCAACCACGACCTCGACTACCCCGTCCTCTCCGACCCCGCCGGCTCCGTCGCCGACCTCTACGGCGTGAAGCCCAGCCTCCTCGGCAAGCTCGGGCCGCTGCAGCGTACGACCTTCGCGATCGGGACCGACGGCCGGATCAAGGCCGTCATCGAGGGCATGCTCAAGGCCGAGATCCACGCCGACGAGGCCCTCGCCGCGCTGCGGGATCAGGCGGAATGA
- a CDS encoding SDR family oxidoreductase, producing MTTRPTIAVTGATGFVGGHVARALGGSGAALRLLVRDTARAPEVPGAEAFAVTYGDREAALAALDGVQTVLMVSASESADRLEQHLTFVDAAAAAGVEHIVYTSFFGAAPDAIFTLARDHFATEERIKTSGMGYTLLRDNFYLDFLPSLVGEDGVIRGPAGNGRFAPVARADVARSAVAALSAPQRHRGLTYDLTGPEALTMSEVADILSEHRGREVRYHDETIEEAYASRRRWEAPDWQYDAWVSTYTAIAAGELDGVSSAVATLTGREPLALRDFLAASE from the coding sequence ATGACGACCCGCCCCACCATCGCGGTCACCGGCGCCACCGGCTTCGTCGGCGGTCACGTCGCCCGCGCGCTCGGCGGCTCCGGCGCCGCGCTCCGTCTCCTGGTCCGCGACACCGCCAGGGCTCCTGAGGTCCCCGGAGCCGAGGCGTTCGCGGTCACCTACGGCGACAGAGAGGCTGCGCTGGCGGCTCTTGACGGTGTTCAGACCGTGCTCATGGTCTCGGCCTCCGAATCGGCGGACCGCCTGGAGCAGCACCTCACCTTCGTCGACGCCGCCGCGGCGGCCGGGGTCGAGCACATCGTCTACACCTCCTTCTTCGGCGCCGCGCCGGACGCGATCTTCACGCTCGCGCGCGACCACTTCGCGACCGAGGAGCGGATCAAGACGAGCGGGATGGGCTACACCCTGCTGCGCGACAACTTCTACCTCGACTTCCTGCCCTCCCTGGTCGGTGAGGACGGCGTCATCCGGGGTCCGGCCGGCAACGGCCGCTTCGCGCCGGTCGCACGGGCAGACGTCGCACGCTCCGCCGTGGCGGCGCTCAGCGCGCCCCAGCGCCACCGCGGGCTCACCTACGACCTCACCGGGCCCGAGGCGCTCACCATGAGCGAGGTCGCCGACATCCTCTCCGAGCATCGTGGGCGTGAGGTGCGCTATCACGACGAGACGATCGAGGAGGCCTATGCCTCGCGTCGCCGATGGGAGGCGCCCGACTGGCAGTACGACGCCTGGGTCTCCACCTACACCGCCATCGCCGCAGGTGAGCTCGACGGAGTGAGCAGCGCCGTGGCGACCCTCACCGGGCGCGAGCCTCTCGCGCTTCGCGATTTCCTCGCGGCGAGCGAGTAG
- a CDS encoding AAA family ATPase — translation MIDVPAGGTLTIGAPSLVLLVGPSGSGKSTFAKRIFGPYEVVSSDHCRALIADSEEDQSVTPQAFDLVRYIAQARLEAGRIAVIDATNVHAHARRRNLELAEKTGVEIVALALDVPLEDCLARNASRVGRVVPEAAIREQRADMDTTLARLDGEGFSRVYRLDVAAMASVRLIRHQE, via the coding sequence GTGATCGACGTACCTGCCGGTGGCACCCTCACGATCGGCGCTCCCAGCCTGGTCCTCCTCGTCGGCCCGTCGGGCTCGGGCAAGTCGACCTTCGCCAAGCGGATCTTCGGTCCGTACGAGGTCGTCTCAAGCGACCACTGCCGCGCCCTCATCGCCGACTCCGAGGAGGACCAGTCGGTCACGCCGCAGGCCTTCGACCTCGTCCGCTACATCGCTCAGGCGCGTCTGGAGGCCGGCCGGATCGCGGTCATCGACGCCACCAACGTCCACGCGCACGCCCGCCGTCGCAACCTCGAGCTCGCCGAGAAGACCGGGGTCGAGATCGTCGCCCTCGCCCTCGACGTCCCGCTCGAGGACTGCCTGGCGCGCAACGCCTCACGGGTGGGCCGCGTCGTCCCCGAGGCTGCCATCCGGGAGCAGCGGGCTGACATGGACACGACCCTGGCCCGCCTCGACGGGGAGGGATTCAGCCGCGTCTATCGCCTCGACGTCGCGGCGATGGCATCGGTCAGGCTGATCCGCCACCAGGAATGA
- a CDS encoding CU044_2847 family protein, giving the protein MDYTPVQIGTSRILIESSDDGPGTAVGGVTDEFGTTETSSRIEDAYGSLKRVLQDVAADLGSALAASPDGPSTVSLELAFSFTSGADVWVMKAQGQGSVKATLTWDFDRS; this is encoded by the coding sequence TTGGACTACACGCCGGTTCAGATCGGCACGTCGAGGATCCTGATCGAGTCGTCGGACGACGGCCCGGGCACAGCGGTCGGCGGGGTCACCGACGAGTTCGGCACCACCGAGACCAGCAGCCGGATCGAGGACGCCTACGGCTCGCTCAAACGGGTACTCCAGGACGTCGCGGCGGACCTCGGCAGCGCGCTCGCGGCCTCGCCCGACGGGCCCAGCACGGTGTCGCTGGAGCTGGCGTTCTCGTTCACCAGCGGCGCCGACGTCTGGGTGATGAAGGCGCAGGGTCAGGGGTCGGTGAAGGCCACGCTGACCTGGGACTTCGACCGGTCGTGA